From the genome of Fimbriimonadaceae bacterium, one region includes:
- the pilO gene encoding type 4a pilus biogenesis protein PilO: MKKTPKPTGYIVMMIATLVLGGGGMFYLWGEVSGRAGEVAQMRSSVRSGDDLQKEVWESSAKLVDSEAKLNHLEKGVPDFAYIPTMLKELETTGKLQGIDVFGVRPITIAEPPKKSDGTKPQRKAYDELAIEVKGRGSYRSVLNFVDALKTFPKIVAARTVSLQPIRTGKPDDVKGQLDVTIELRAYVFAVKEDTKPKAKAEGSSN; the protein is encoded by the coding sequence ATGAAAAAGACACCAAAACCCACCGGCTACATCGTGATGATGATAGCAACGCTAGTGCTTGGCGGAGGCGGCATGTTCTACCTTTGGGGAGAGGTTAGCGGACGAGCCGGCGAAGTTGCACAAATGCGTTCATCGGTCCGATCAGGCGACGACCTCCAGAAAGAAGTCTGGGAGTCGAGCGCAAAGCTGGTCGACAGTGAGGCAAAGCTGAACCACCTCGAAAAGGGTGTACCCGACTTTGCTTACATCCCGACCATGCTCAAGGAGTTGGAGACCACCGGCAAGCTTCAAGGGATCGATGTTTTTGGCGTGAGGCCAATCACGATCGCCGAGCCGCCGAAGAAGTCGGACGGTACAAAGCCACAGCGCAAGGCTTACGACGAGCTTGCGATTGAGGTCAAAGGCCGTGGCTCTTACCGCTCAGTATTGAATTTTGTTGATGCGCTGAAGACGTTTCCAAAGATCGTGGCGGCACGAACTGTCTCGCTTCAGCCGATCCGCACCGGAAAACCCGACGATGTCAAAGGCCAACTCGACGTAACCATCGAGCTGCGCGCTTATGTGTTCGCCGTAAAGGAAGACACGAAGCCGAAGGCCAAGGCCGAGGGTTCCAGCAATTAA
- the pilM gene encoding type IV pilus assembly protein PilM, which translates to MSLSIFKRQNVVGLDLGHHTFQAVEMERSGDVWKVVKAGSVQTPPDSVRDGVIIDPESAAFAIKQLLRDTHIGASGVHIAVAGGTVVVRNVKMPAMTEQTLRKSIQFEASRYVPSSVEDSYIEFEILGKAEDNQMDVLIVAAPKDIVQSRVLACEKAGLRVESVDVEVFAAYRALIEAGDIEAWQDKTVALVDIGASTTNVSVIQRGTFAMTRTMPQGGQILTDALKSYFKLGDEEAEAGKASLDFKELLDDSTPKENPPLRVLQPHVDDLVREVRRSLNYYQSQQQEANQSKQIDALIITGGGAMLNGLSQYMGHKLGLATESLGVFVNPRFVLPEPTEDAGLAWSVVMGLAMRSHAKSAKAKAA; encoded by the coding sequence ATGTCGCTTAGTATTTTTAAACGCCAAAATGTTGTCGGCCTTGATCTTGGCCACCATACTTTTCAAGCCGTCGAGATGGAACGCTCGGGCGATGTATGGAAGGTTGTCAAGGCGGGTAGCGTTCAAACCCCTCCCGACTCTGTTCGGGATGGTGTGATCATCGATCCAGAGAGCGCCGCCTTTGCGATCAAACAGCTTTTGCGGGATACGCACATCGGAGCTTCCGGTGTGCATATCGCCGTTGCTGGCGGAACCGTTGTCGTTCGTAACGTAAAGATGCCGGCGATGACCGAGCAAACGCTTCGCAAATCGATCCAGTTCGAAGCGAGCCGGTATGTGCCGTCATCGGTCGAGGACAGCTACATCGAGTTCGAGATTCTTGGCAAGGCCGAGGATAACCAGATGGACGTTCTCATCGTTGCTGCTCCGAAGGACATCGTCCAGTCGCGAGTCTTGGCGTGTGAGAAAGCTGGCTTACGGGTCGAAAGCGTTGACGTCGAAGTCTTTGCTGCCTATCGCGCCCTCATTGAGGCGGGTGATATTGAAGCATGGCAAGACAAGACGGTCGCGCTTGTAGACATCGGCGCCTCCACTACGAACGTCAGCGTGATTCAGCGGGGAACGTTCGCAATGACGCGAACCATGCCTCAAGGCGGACAGATCCTCACCGACGCCCTCAAGAGCTACTTCAAGCTGGGCGACGAAGAGGCTGAAGCTGGCAAGGCATCTCTCGACTTTAAGGAGCTTTTGGACGATTCGACGCCTAAAGAGAATCCGCCCCTTCGAGTATTGCAGCCGCACGTCGACGATCTCGTTCGTGAAGTGCGCCGCTCGCTCAACTACTACCAGTCCCAGCAGCAAGAAGCAAATCAATCGAAGCAGATCGACGCGCTAATCATCACCGGTGGTGGGGCAATGCTCAACGGTTTGTCCCAATACATGGGCCACAAACTCGGCTTGGCAACAGAGTCCTTGGGTGTCTTCGTGAACCCACGCTTTGTTCTGCCGGAGCCGACCGAAGACGCTGGACTTGCGTGGAGTGTGGTCATGGGGCTGGCGATGCGTTCGCACGCAAAGTCTGCCAAGGCTAAGGCCGCTTAA